A single Tachypleus tridentatus isolate NWPU-2018 chromosome 9, ASM421037v1, whole genome shotgun sequence DNA region contains:
- the LOC143227462 gene encoding heme peroxidase 2-like, with translation MYLNSLINHRLHQLNFPCLFLFKRYYRKCISGSPGDRRLNEHPALTAVQTVFIREHNRIARELRRLNPCWNDERLFQEARRIMIAEIQMITYNEFLSLVIGPSYYNNFLLRTLRNGFYTAYNRNVNPGMINEFTSACFRFGHSTSQSSFIEIQSSGNRTNFKLRNNFFHPFDLYNGQTELVRGLADQLAQKSDNFIVEDLTNHLYRRRGEKFGLDLMAINIQRGRDHGIRPYVDYLRAIFNFSVTSFSDLNNLMPKQVLQKFEQIYESVEDIDFS, from the exons atgtatttaaatagcCTAATCAATCATCGCTTGCACCAACTAAATTTTCCATGCCTATTTTTGTTCAAACGGTATTACCGAAAATGTATTTCTGGTTCTCCAGGAGATCGTCGCTTGAATGAACATCCAGCCTTGACAGCTGTACAAACTGTATTTATCAGAGAACATAACAGAATTGCAAGAGAACTCAGAAGATTGAACCCATGTTGGAATGATGAGAGGCTGTTTCAAGAAGCCAG gaGGATCATGATTGCTGAGATCCAAATGATTACATACAATGAATTTCTAAGTCTTGTCATTGGTCCCAGCTActataataactttttattaagAACTCTCCGAAATGGTTTCTACACTGCATACAACCGTAACGTCAATCCTGGTATGATTAATGAATTTACCTCAGCATGCTTTCGATTCGGCCATTCCACATCTCAAAGTTCTTTCATAGAAATTCAATCTTCTGGAAATCGTACAAATTTCAAGTTGCGAAACAATTTTTTCCACCCATTTGATCTCTACAATGGACAAACAGAACTTGTGAGAGGGCTTGCTGATCAGTTGGCTCAAAAATCTGATAACTTTATCGTTGAAGATTTGACTAACCACCTGTACCGCAGGAGAGGAGAAAAGTTCGGACTAGATCTTATGGCTATCAATATTCAAAGAGGCAGAGACCACGGAATTCGACCTTATGTAGATTACCTTCGagctatatttaattttagtgttaCATCTTTTTCAGATCTAAATAATCTAATGCCTAAGCAAGTACTGCAGAAGTTTGAACAAATTTACGA GTCCGTTGAAGATATTGACTTTTCT
- the LOC143227463 gene encoding uncharacterized protein LOC143227463, whose translation MMLLTVLWLLFLNIHNVQMDEFLTVSSDMLDKYIRGNDIMHKISEGFKEDKVSVDKEFGDQALLLSTETKNDVETNYTFTPSPDILNDTDLGNFIISKVLTDSKLLDEAIDKALKDLKEMKSHIRKPIIESISEPRKAKSGNDLPNPRLVSTTIHINRNKEASFTHFLMLWGQFMDHDSALAPFNSAPEEEVILADGGEGVDCCDSETRNDTRCLPIEIPQNDEFFSRFNERCMNFR comes from the exons AT GATGTTGTTGACGGTGTTGTGGTTATTATTTTTGAACATTCATAATGTTCAGATGGATGAGTTCTTGACTGTTTCCTCAGATATGCTCGACAAGTACATTCGAGGAAATGACATCATGCATAAAATATCGGAAGGTTTCAAGGAAGACAAGGTATCAGTTGACAAAGAATTTGGTGATCAGGCCTTACTTTTATCGACAGAAACGAAGAACGATGTTGAAACAAACTACACCTTCACTCCTTCTCCTGATATCCTGAACGACACAGACTTAGGCAATTTTATTATAAGCAAAGTTTTGACAGATTCCAAGTTACTTGATGAAGCTATTGATAAAGCTCTTAAAGACCTCAAAGAAATGAAATCACATATCAGAAAACCAATAATAGAAA GTATTTCTGAACCAAGAAAAGCAAAATCTGGAAACGACTTACCGAATCCACGACTGGTATCAACTACAATTCACATCAATAGGAACAAAGAAGCATCTTTCACACACTTTTTGATGTTGTGGGGTCAATTTATGGACCACGACAGTGCCCTCGCTCCTTTTAACAGCGCCCCAGAAGAAGAAGTGATACTTGCAG ATGGAGGTGAAGGTGTGGACTGCTGCGATTCAGAGACTAGAAATGACACACGATGTCTTCCGATCGAAATTCCTCAAAATGATGAATTCTTTAGTCGATTTAATGAAAGATGTATGAATTTTCGATGA